The following coding sequences are from one Treponema parvum window:
- the lgt gene encoding prolipoprotein diacylglyceryl transferase, with amino-acid sequence MPLSITYPSWLHPEIFPGIPVLGLIRWYGLMYIVAFFVAYTLFKRLVKEGFLDTQEYKVSEEDIFSFFTTVILFLLIGARVFSTLVYDTSGLYWSKPWLIFWPFSENGNFTGLAGMSYHGGFIGALLGSVFWCVRKKKPVLRWADAASCVIPAGYTFGRLGNFLNGELYGRITTMPWGVVFPHAQRFSKSLDWLQDFAQKAGLDLTAASNLVNLPRHPSQLYEAFFEGLILWAVIWALRKKKLFDGFLAAVYTFGYGAVRFVIEYFREPDADLGYRIMKESNAPIYLNTSLMNLSTGQILCLIMMAASLLFVAVRIIGTSGKQKSG; translated from the coding sequence TTGCCTCTTTCGATCACATACCCCTCATGGCTGCATCCGGAAATTTTTCCCGGAATACCGGTGCTCGGACTCATACGTTGGTACGGACTGATGTACATAGTAGCGTTTTTTGTCGCTTACACTCTTTTTAAAAGATTGGTAAAAGAAGGCTTTTTGGATACTCAAGAATACAAGGTAAGCGAGGAAGATATTTTTTCATTTTTCACTACCGTCATTCTGTTCCTTTTAATAGGCGCCCGTGTTTTTTCTACGCTAGTCTATGACACAAGCGGATTATATTGGTCTAAACCGTGGCTTATTTTTTGGCCTTTTTCCGAAAACGGAAATTTTACGGGACTGGCAGGAATGTCTTACCACGGAGGATTTATAGGAGCGCTTTTAGGCTCCGTTTTTTGGTGTGTCCGAAAAAAAAAGCCGGTTCTAAGGTGGGCCGACGCCGCATCTTGCGTGATCCCGGCCGGATACACTTTCGGACGATTGGGCAATTTTTTAAACGGCGAATTATACGGGCGCATTACGACAATGCCGTGGGGAGTTGTTTTTCCGCACGCCCAAAGATTTTCAAAATCACTCGATTGGTTACAGGATTTTGCGCAAAAAGCGGGACTTGATCTTACGGCGGCGTCAAACCTTGTAAACCTGCCGCGTCACCCGAGCCAGCTTTACGAAGCTTTTTTTGAAGGGCTGATTCTTTGGGCGGTTATATGGGCTTTGCGAAAGAAAAAACTTTTTGACGGATTTTTAGCGGCCGTTTATACATTCGGCTACGGCGCCGTTCGATTTGTGATAGAGTATTTTCGAGAACCCGATGCGGATTTGGGATACCGCATAATGAAAGAAAGCAACGCGCCTATTTATCTGAACACGTCTCTTATGAATTTGTCTACGGGGCAAATCTTATGCCTTATCATGATGGCGGCGAGCCTCTTGTTCGTCGCAGTCCGTATCATAGGAACTTCCGGCAAACAAAAATCCGGCTAA
- a CDS encoding ABC transporter substrate-binding protein — MKITVKFIGAALSACVIFLASGCAKKQSSQIKIGGIFPLSGGVAVYGVECKNGIDLAIEEINASGGANGKQFVLVSEDDEGNPDKTVNAFKKLTTKDNIKLIIGSLTSGCTQAITTLAQASKVVQFAPAATAPAITDAGDYIFRACFIDPFQGTVGGRFVSENLGMKKAAVLYDVGNDYSVGLTDNFISAFTANGGTIVAKESYSTGDKDFNAQLTKIKNANPEVVYLPDYYGTVSLIATQLRAQGIKVPIVGADGWDGLTGNSGDEVLNGFYSNHYAPDSTSPAVQKFVASFKAKYNKEPNSFAALGYDCVYMFRDAIVRAGSDDPTAVRDALKATNSDYVTGRLSFDEKRNPVKSAVMIEIVKGADGKLMPSYKATVNP; from the coding sequence ATGAAAATAACCGTAAAATTTATAGGCGCAGCCTTGTCGGCATGCGTCATTTTTCTTGCATCGGGCTGTGCAAAAAAGCAGAGCAGTCAGATAAAGATTGGCGGCATTTTTCCGCTTTCGGGAGGAGTTGCAGTTTACGGTGTAGAATGCAAAAACGGCATTGACCTTGCAATTGAAGAAATAAACGCTTCGGGCGGCGCAAACGGGAAGCAATTTGTTCTTGTAAGCGAAGACGACGAAGGAAATCCCGATAAGACCGTAAACGCTTTTAAAAAGCTTACAACAAAGGATAATATAAAACTTATAATCGGTTCTTTGACTTCGGGCTGCACCCAGGCGATCACTACCTTGGCGCAGGCGAGCAAGGTTGTTCAGTTTGCACCGGCTGCTACGGCTCCCGCAATTACGGACGCCGGCGATTATATTTTTAGAGCGTGTTTTATAGATCCTTTCCAGGGAACAGTCGGCGGACGTTTCGTTTCCGAAAATCTCGGTATGAAAAAAGCCGCGGTTTTATATGACGTCGGAAACGATTATTCGGTAGGCCTTACGGACAATTTTATTTCCGCATTTACGGCCAACGGCGGGACTATCGTCGCCAAAGAATCCTACAGCACGGGTGACAAAGATTTTAACGCTCAGCTTACAAAGATCAAAAATGCAAATCCCGAGGTGGTTTATCTTCCGGATTATTACGGAACGGTCTCTCTCATAGCTACGCAGCTTAGAGCTCAGGGAATTAAGGTTCCAATCGTAGGAGCCGACGGGTGGGACGGCTTGACCGGTAATTCCGGCGACGAGGTTTTGAACGGTTTTTATTCAAACCATTATGCACCCGATTCCACTTCTCCGGCCGTTCAGAAATTTGTCGCTTCATTTAAAGCCAAGTATAATAAGGAGCCGAATTCCTTTGCCGCACTCGGATACGACTGCGTGTATATGTTCCGCGACGCTATTGTCAGAGCCGGCAGCGACGACCCGACGGCTGTCCGAGACGCTTTAAAAGCTACCAATTCCGACTATGTTACAGGCCGGTTAAGTTTTGATGAAAAGCGCAATCCCGTAAAGTCGGCCGTAATGATTGAAATAGTAAAGGGCGCCGACGGTAAGCTCATGCCTTCGTATAAAGCTACCGTTAATCCGTAA
- a CDS encoding CBS domain-containing protein — protein MRVKDIMTRNPVYISPSVSVTDAKALMMKQKISKLPVLDESKRLVGIITKNDLNRASPSAATTLDMYEIGYLLSKLTVEKVMHKNVRTVSEDEVVEEAARIMIDNGIGCLPVMKGDLLVGIITESDLFNALINLFGVRQPGVRATFMVSDQPGILAKITQAIADLNGNIISLITWEGDDPAHRRITIKASGINLSQLESIGSVVNAELRSIREN, from the coding sequence ATGAGAGTTAAAGATATAATGACGCGAAACCCGGTTTATATTTCTCCTTCCGTGTCCGTGACGGATGCGAAGGCGCTTATGATGAAGCAGAAGATCAGCAAGTTACCGGTTTTGGACGAATCGAAACGCCTTGTAGGAATTATAACAAAAAATGATTTGAACAGGGCGAGCCCTTCGGCTGCTACGACATTGGACATGTATGAAATAGGCTATTTGCTTTCAAAACTTACGGTTGAAAAAGTCATGCATAAAAATGTCCGCACAGTGTCGGAGGACGAAGTTGTGGAAGAGGCTGCAAGGATAATGATAGACAACGGTATAGGCTGTCTTCCCGTTATGAAGGGAGATCTGCTTGTCGGCATAATAACGGAAAGCGATCTGTTCAATGCGCTCATAAACCTCTTCGGCGTGCGCCAACCCGGCGTGCGCGCAACGTTTATGGTAAGCGACCAGCCCGGGATCCTTGCAAAAATAACGCAGGCTATAGCGGATCTGAACGGAAACATAATTTCGCTGATAACTTGGGAAGGCGACGATCCGGCGCACAGGCGCATAACCATAAAAGCGTCCGGGATAAATCTTTCGCAGTTGGAAAGTATCGGCAGCGTAGTCAACGCCGAACTGAGAAGCATTCGTGAAAACTAG
- a CDS encoding ABC transporter ATP-binding protein, which yields MLEVKDLEVSYGAIKAIRKISFSVEKGEIITLIGSNGAGKTTTLHAISNIIKKQSGKVFFNGEDITDMEADKIVLRNLIQVPEGRRIFANLTVKENLELGAYKRNDKAGIKADMEKVFEFFPRMKERLKQVSGTLSGGELQMLAIGRALMANPILLLLDEPSMGLAPILVDEIFEIIQRINKEGTTVLLVEQNAFKALSIADRAYVLETGAITKTGAAADLAKDPAVKEAYLGG from the coding sequence ATGCTTGAAGTAAAAGATCTGGAAGTTTCGTACGGAGCGATCAAGGCTATTCGTAAAATTTCTTTTTCCGTGGAAAAGGGAGAAATAATTACTCTTATCGGTTCAAACGGAGCGGGTAAGACTACTACACTCCACGCCATTTCCAACATAATAAAAAAGCAGTCAGGAAAAGTTTTTTTTAACGGCGAAGACATCACCGACATGGAAGCCGATAAAATTGTTTTGAGAAATCTTATTCAAGTGCCGGAAGGCAGACGTATCTTTGCAAATCTTACGGTTAAAGAAAATTTGGAATTGGGCGCATATAAGAGGAACGATAAGGCCGGCATAAAGGCGGATATGGAAAAAGTGTTTGAATTTTTTCCGCGCATGAAGGAGCGACTAAAACAGGTGTCGGGTACTTTGAGCGGAGGAGAATTGCAGATGTTGGCGATAGGAAGGGCGCTAATGGCCAACCCCATTCTTCTTTTGCTTGACGAACCAAGCATGGGGCTTGCGCCCATCCTCGTAGATGAAATATTTGAAATAATTCAGCGGATCAACAAAGAAGGAACTACGGTTCTTCTTGTAGAACAGAACGCGTTTAAAGCTTTGTCCATAGCGGACAGAGCCTACGTTTTGGAAACCGGGGCGATCACTAAAACGGGAGCCGCCGCCGACCTTGCAAAGGATCCGGCCGTAAAAGAAGCGTATTTGGGCGGCTAG
- a CDS encoding P-loop NTPase, which produces MQIIPVASGKGGVGKSLLSANMAIALAQSGKKVVLADLDLGASNLHLVLGQSSPKTGIGTWISERSDFDGIITVTDYANLNFIAGDSEIPGLSSLGLETKRKLISNLLNIKADYLVLDLGAGTHSIILDMFLLSPQGIVVTAPTVTATLNAYLFLKNAVFKLINSTFKNGSPGRKWLNKLKKTSQSMQRLYIPKMIEELGNVDAENTVILKRRMEKFCPRLIINMIDDPKDTEKALKIRRSCTQYLGLDIEYLGVMYRDAYQDKALSSRLPVIIYKPQSILSQGISRIAEKIITSETVSFDADLSSGEGGDQNDSFNAISEEAEEDYTQKMESLQDLIGGGTFSTGELSEMIKTLQFDMTQLKKENILLKSKLVKAAEQGFKV; this is translated from the coding sequence ATGCAAATCATACCTGTTGCAAGCGGAAAAGGCGGCGTCGGAAAAAGCCTTTTGTCGGCGAACATGGCCATCGCGCTTGCTCAGTCCGGCAAGAAAGTCGTTCTTGCAGACCTGGATCTCGGCGCATCGAATCTTCACCTTGTACTCGGTCAGAGTTCTCCGAAAACGGGGATCGGCACGTGGATTTCGGAACGCAGCGATTTTGACGGCATAATTACCGTTACCGATTACGCCAACCTCAATTTTATCGCCGGCGACAGTGAAATTCCGGGTCTTTCATCGCTGGGACTGGAAACAAAACGCAAACTCATTTCAAACTTGCTGAATATAAAGGCCGATTACCTCGTGCTTGACTTGGGAGCGGGAACGCATTCAATCATACTTGACATGTTCTTGCTTTCTCCGCAGGGTATCGTCGTGACGGCTCCCACGGTTACGGCAACTCTAAACGCATACCTTTTTTTGAAAAATGCGGTATTTAAACTGATAAATTCGACTTTTAAAAACGGTTCTCCGGGACGCAAGTGGCTTAATAAGCTAAAAAAGACTTCTCAGTCGATGCAGCGGCTTTATATCCCTAAAATGATAGAGGAACTAGGCAATGTCGACGCGGAAAACACCGTCATTCTTAAGCGCCGCATGGAAAAATTCTGTCCGCGCCTTATAATCAATATGATAGACGATCCTAAAGATACGGAAAAGGCTCTGAAAATAAGAAGATCCTGTACACAGTACCTCGGACTCGATATAGAGTATTTGGGCGTGATGTACCGCGACGCCTATCAGGACAAGGCGCTTTCTTCAAGGCTGCCGGTGATAATTTATAAACCGCAAAGCATCCTTTCTCAAGGGATTTCCAGAATTGCGGAAAAAATAATAACGTCCGAAACGGTCAGTTTTGATGCCGACCTCAGTTCAGGCGAAGGAGGAGATCAAAACGATTCCTTCAATGCCATAAGCGAAGAAGCCGAAGAAGATTACACGCAAAAAATGGAAAGCCTTCAAGATCTCATAGGCGGAGGAACTTTTTCCACAGGCGAACTTTCGGAAATGATAAAGACTCTTCAATTCGACATGACGCAATTAAAAAAAGAAAATATTCTTCTAAAATCAAAACTTGTAAAGGCTGCCGAACAAGGCTTTAAGGTGTAA
- a CDS encoding branched-chain amino acid ABC transporter permease, with amino-acid sequence MNTGIIFLQQLINGLSLGSIYALIALGYTMVYGIVKLINFAHGDIMMIGAYTGYFVLKALGTNSQGMIAAFVVSMAVCALLSIAIERFAYRPLRTAPRLNSLITAIGVELILQNTMRVLPFVGPDPRQFPTFPIKNFRIGSVSVSNIQLVVIILSALLMIALSYIVDRTKTGKAMKAVSYDLQASSLMGISVNNTIAFTFAIGSVLAAAGGILYATAYPQIDPFMGYMPGLKAFVAAVLGGIGSIPGAMLGGIILGIAETLTKGFLSSQFADAISFSILIIILLVKPSGILGKTARVKV; translated from the coding sequence GTGAACACCGGAATTATTTTTTTACAGCAGCTCATAAACGGACTTTCCTTGGGCAGCATTTATGCGCTTATCGCTCTTGGCTACACGATGGTCTACGGAATAGTAAAGCTTATAAATTTTGCGCACGGCGACATTATGATGATAGGCGCTTATACCGGGTATTTTGTCCTTAAGGCGTTGGGCACCAATTCTCAAGGGATGATAGCGGCCTTTGTCGTTTCAATGGCGGTTTGCGCCTTGCTTTCAATTGCCATAGAGCGCTTTGCTTATCGTCCGCTGCGTACTGCGCCTCGCCTTAATTCACTGATCACCGCGATAGGAGTTGAATTGATACTGCAAAACACTATGCGGGTTTTGCCCTTCGTCGGACCGGATCCGCGTCAATTTCCTACTTTTCCGATCAAAAATTTTAGAATAGGTTCCGTTTCCGTTTCAAACATTCAGCTTGTAGTGATCATATTGAGCGCTTTGCTTATGATAGCGCTCAGTTACATTGTTGACCGCACAAAGACGGGAAAAGCTATGAAGGCCGTCTCGTACGATCTTCAGGCTTCAAGCCTTATGGGCATAAGCGTAAATAATACTATAGCTTTTACCTTTGCCATAGGATCCGTTCTTGCGGCCGCAGGAGGAATTTTATACGCTACGGCCTACCCTCAGATCGATCCGTTTATGGGATACATGCCCGGTTTAAAAGCCTTCGTCGCCGCCGTTCTAGGAGGAATCGGATCGATCCCCGGAGCCATGCTGGGCGGCATTATCCTTGGAATAGCGGAAACGCTTACAAAAGGGTTTTTGTCGTCGCAATTTGCGGACGCGATTTCATTTTCAATTTTGATTATCATTCTTTTGGTAAAACCTTCAGGAATTTTGGGCAAGACCGCAAGGGTAAAGGTCTGA
- a CDS encoding ABC transporter ATP-binding protein, producing MRDEKTVLQASDISIVFGGLRAVSDFSCKISHGELVGLIGPNGAGKTTVFNMLSGIYRPTEGQITFWDRSGKIRIINKSHPYQLNKMGMARTFQNIRLFPGMSVADNVRVALHSSRSVNPLDVLLRTPRFRHDEELMTVQVNELLSLFKIDNKKNETAKNLPYGEQRKLEIVRALASNPTFLLLDEPAAGMNPQETAELMKLIAFIRKKFDLTILLIEHDMRLVMGICERIMVLDYGRIIAEGLPEEIRSDPQVIKAYLGQEALDA from the coding sequence ATGAGAGACGAAAAGACGGTTTTACAGGCGTCCGACATATCTATCGTATTCGGCGGGCTTAGAGCGGTAAGCGATTTTTCATGCAAGATCTCGCACGGAGAACTTGTAGGACTCATAGGCCCTAACGGCGCCGGAAAAACTACCGTGTTCAATATGCTGAGCGGCATTTACCGCCCCACGGAAGGGCAGATAACCTTTTGGGACAGAAGCGGTAAGATCAGAATAATAAATAAATCGCATCCCTATCAACTTAATAAGATGGGAATGGCGAGAACGTTTCAAAACATAAGGCTTTTTCCGGGCATGAGCGTGGCGGACAATGTGCGTGTCGCATTGCATTCAAGCAGGTCGGTAAATCCTCTGGACGTGCTGCTGCGTACGCCGCGTTTTAGGCATGACGAAGAGCTTATGACGGTTCAGGTAAACGAGCTTTTAAGCCTTTTTAAGATCGACAATAAAAAGAATGAAACGGCAAAAAATTTACCGTACGGCGAACAGCGTAAACTTGAAATAGTGAGAGCGCTTGCGTCGAACCCGACCTTCCTTTTGCTTGACGAACCCGCGGCGGGCATGAATCCTCAGGAAACGGCGGAATTGATGAAGCTCATAGCCTTTATACGCAAAAAATTCGATTTGACGATACTTCTTATCGAACACGACATGCGTCTTGTCATGGGAATTTGCGAGCGGATTATGGTTCTTGATTACGGCAGAATCATCGCCGAAGGATTGCCCGAAGAAATAAGGTCGGATCCGCAGGTAATAAAGGCTTATTTGGGACAGGAGGCTCTGGATGCTTGA
- a CDS encoding branched-chain amino acid ABC transporter permease, producing MKNKVIRNMLIPGVCAVFAVVVPAVLIEVSLIDAYSAQILTLAGINAIMALSVNIICGITGQLSLGQAGFMAIGAYSTILFSSNMGLPLPVGIILSGLVTAFFGFLIGFPTLKLEGDYLAIVTLGFGEIIRVILVNLRSVTGGPNGKQFPTLMTLNPTVAYLVIIGSLVSLIVLLQNFIRSTYGRAILAVRDDEIAANSSGIGVFKYKMIGFVIASFVAGIGGALYAPFIGFIKPDIASFNRSIDYLIFVVLGGMGSTTGSVLSAFVLTSLQEFLRFLQNYRLLFYPVILILVMQFRPQGLLGTKEFSFVKLWDDLPLFKKKMSAFLSKRRAGPENVGTKNGDKR from the coding sequence ATGAAAAATAAGGTAATCCGTAATATGCTTATTCCCGGCGTTTGCGCCGTTTTTGCAGTAGTCGTTCCGGCGGTCTTGATAGAAGTTTCTTTGATAGATGCGTATTCGGCGCAGATTTTAACGCTTGCAGGAATAAACGCGATCATGGCCTTGTCCGTGAACATCATATGCGGAATTACGGGGCAGCTCTCGCTCGGGCAGGCAGGTTTTATGGCTATCGGAGCGTATTCTACGATACTCTTTTCTTCCAATATGGGGCTTCCCCTGCCTGTCGGCATTATACTTTCCGGGCTTGTAACGGCTTTTTTCGGTTTTTTGATCGGCTTTCCGACTTTAAAACTTGAAGGTGATTACCTTGCGATAGTCACGCTGGGCTTCGGCGAAATAATCCGCGTTATCTTGGTAAACCTGCGCTCCGTAACGGGCGGGCCTAACGGCAAACAGTTTCCGACGCTGATGACGTTGAATCCTACCGTCGCTTATCTTGTGATAATAGGAAGTCTTGTTTCATTGATAGTTTTGCTGCAGAATTTTATACGATCGACCTACGGCCGCGCAATCCTCGCCGTCCGCGACGACGAAATAGCCGCAAATTCAAGCGGAATCGGAGTTTTTAAATATAAGATGATCGGTTTTGTGATAGCTTCATTTGTAGCGGGAATAGGCGGCGCCTTGTATGCCCCGTTTATCGGCTTTATTAAACCGGACATCGCTTCGTTTAACAGAAGCATCGATTATTTGATATTCGTTGTTTTGGGAGGAATGGGATCGACTACGGGAAGCGTTTTATCCGCTTTTGTCTTAACTTCTTTGCAGGAATTTTTGCGCTTTTTACAGAATTATCGACTGCTTTTTTATCCTGTGATTCTCATCCTTGTAATGCAGTTCAGACCGCAGGGCTTGTTGGGAACAAAAGAATTTTCATTCGTAAAGCTGTGGGACGATCTGCCGCTTTTCAAAAAAAAGATGTCGGCCTTTTTGAGTAAACGGCGCGCCGGCCCCGAGAATGTCGGAACAAAAAACGGAGATAAAAGATGA
- the tkt gene encoding transketolase: MNQKGIAAAALSIRSLSMDAVQKANSGHPGIAMGAAELAAVLYGEIMKHNPENSKWPDRDRFVLSAGHGSMLLYSILHLAGYKVSLQNIKNFRQIGSKCAGHPEYGLTDGVECTTGPLGQGISMAVGMAIAETMLAARFNTSKHTVVDHYTYSLVGEGCLMEGVSSEASSLAGHLKLGKLIVFYDENRISIDGSTDITFTDDIAKRYEAYGWQVLKGSMYDVEGIVSLTEEAKKCKDKPTLIMLKSVIGKGAPKENTADVHGSPLGVQGVLEAKKKLGLPEDKQFYVVPEAYEYFKSKKELFAKAEKNWNAEFEAWSKENPELRKTWDAFFKGKATGKASYPVYKTGDKAATRDVNGKVLNVMASRYMNLVGGSADLTGSNKTKLENSDGIYTFSNRKGRYIEFGIREFAMSAVCCGITLHGGLRAFGATFLVFVDYMRASLRLAALQKINPIYILTHDSIYVGEDGPTHQPIETFAGLRAIPNVQFLRPGDPQETELAWEMAMESKDHPVCMAFTRQALQVYQKADPDWKKTARRGAYVVLEGSAKPGITILATGSEVNMALEAVKLVPNKKIRVVSVTDLNLFGRQDKEFQDRIIGSAKRVVTAEAGISMGWDRFATSHEDIFCIDRFGESGPAGKVAEHLGFTAEKLAELLKK, translated from the coding sequence ATGAATCAAAAGGGAATTGCCGCAGCTGCATTGTCCATACGAAGTTTGTCGATGGATGCCGTTCAAAAAGCGAATTCTGGACATCCCGGAATTGCTATGGGAGCTGCCGAGCTTGCAGCCGTCTTATACGGCGAAATAATGAAACACAACCCCGAAAACTCAAAATGGCCCGACAGGGACAGATTTGTTTTATCGGCAGGACACGGTTCCATGCTTTTGTATTCCATATTGCATCTTGCAGGATACAAGGTGTCGCTGCAGAATATAAAGAATTTCAGACAGATCGGTTCAAAATGTGCAGGGCATCCGGAATACGGTTTAACCGACGGAGTTGAATGTACTACCGGGCCTCTGGGGCAGGGAATTTCAATGGCCGTAGGAATGGCTATCGCCGAAACAATGCTTGCAGCCCGCTTTAACACCTCCAAACACACTGTAGTCGATCATTATACTTATTCCTTGGTGGGTGAAGGCTGTTTGATGGAAGGCGTTTCTTCCGAAGCTTCAAGCCTTGCGGGGCATTTAAAACTTGGAAAACTCATCGTATTTTACGATGAAAACCGCATAAGCATTGACGGTTCTACCGACATAACGTTTACCGACGACATCGCCAAACGCTATGAAGCCTACGGATGGCAGGTTTTAAAAGGCTCGATGTACGATGTTGAGGGGATAGTTTCTCTGACGGAAGAAGCAAAGAAATGCAAAGATAAGCCGACTTTAATCATGCTTAAATCCGTAATAGGCAAGGGCGCTCCCAAAGAAAATACTGCAGATGTGCACGGTTCTCCGCTCGGCGTGCAAGGCGTGCTTGAGGCTAAGAAGAAGCTCGGCTTACCCGAAGACAAACAGTTTTACGTAGTTCCCGAAGCTTACGAGTATTTTAAAAGCAAAAAAGAATTGTTCGCGAAGGCCGAAAAGAATTGGAATGCGGAATTTGAAGCATGGTCCAAAGAAAATCCCGAACTCAGAAAAACGTGGGACGCCTTTTTTAAAGGCAAAGCGACAGGCAAGGCTTCATATCCTGTTTATAAGACCGGAGATAAAGCCGCTACCCGCGATGTGAACGGAAAAGTTTTAAACGTTATGGCAAGCCGATACATGAATCTTGTAGGCGGATCCGCAGATCTTACAGGATCCAATAAGACGAAGCTTGAAAATTCCGACGGCATATACACTTTTTCAAACAGAAAAGGTCGCTATATCGAATTCGGCATAAGAGAATTTGCGATGTCGGCCGTTTGCTGCGGCATTACCCTGCACGGAGGATTGCGCGCATTCGGAGCAACGTTCCTTGTGTTTGTGGATTATATGCGCGCTTCGCTTCGCCTTGCGGCATTGCAAAAAATAAATCCCATCTACATACTTACGCACGATTCCATCTATGTGGGTGAAGACGGCCCTACGCACCAGCCGATCGAAACCTTTGCGGGTTTGCGTGCTATTCCCAACGTTCAGTTTTTGCGCCCCGGAGATCCGCAGGAAACCGAGCTTGCATGGGAGATGGCAATGGAAAGCAAGGATCATCCCGTCTGTATGGCGTTTACGAGGCAGGCCTTGCAGGTTTACCAAAAGGCGGATCCGGATTGGAAAAAGACCGCCCGCAGGGGAGCTTATGTAGTGCTTGAAGGTTCGGCAAAGCCCGGCATAACTATTTTGGCCACAGGATCGGAAGTGAATATGGCGCTTGAAGCCGTAAAACTCGTTCCGAATAAAAAGATCCGTGTGGTTTCCGTTACTGATTTGAATTTGTTCGGAAGACAAGACAAAGAATTTCAGGACAGGATAATCGGCTCTGCAAAACGCGTAGTTACGGCTGAAGCCGGTATCAGCATGGGCTGGGACAGATTTGCCACTTCTCACGAGGATATTTTCTGTATTGACCGCTTCGGAGAATCCGGTCCTGCCGGAAAGGTTGCAGAGCATTTGGGCTTTACCGCCGAAAAACTTGCGGAATTATTGAAAAAATAG